From the genome of Brassica oleracea var. oleracea cultivar TO1000 chromosome C4, BOL, whole genome shotgun sequence:
NNAAAATATAACATATAAGAAAAATATAACATAAAGGTGTCCTAATTTTTGTATTTTAAAGTCATTTAAAAAAAAATTATAACATATAAGGTTTCCTCATTTTTGTAATTTAAAGTCATTTTAAAAAATTCAAAATATAACATATAAGAAAAAATCTAACATATAAAAAAAATATAACATATAAGGTGTCCTCATTTTTGTATTTTAAAGTCCTTTATTATTCATAATCATTAATTGTCGTATATATGTAAATCATATTAGGTAATTCTGTAGCTTTTATTTAAGGAAAGAATACACAATTCTTATATTTTAGATTAATATAATGTTCTCTAGTGGACATTAAACAAATTATGACACAAAAACCTTATTTTTTCCATCGAACACATTCTTGAAAAAAATAAACAATATTGTTTCCACAGTTAAATTATTTTGACTTTTATCTTACATATGGTTTTGAAAGCTTTCAAATCAACCGTCGAATTGATACATGTCATTTTAATGTTTTTAGTCGTATACTTAAGGAAAACTTACATTTTTGTAATTTAAAATCGTTTTAAAAAAAATTCAAAATATAACATATAGGAAAATTCTAACATATAAGAAAAATATAACATATAAAGTGTCCTCATTTTTGTATTTTAAAGTCGTTTAAAAAATATATATAACATATAAGGTTACTCATTTTTGTAATTTAAAGTTATTTAAATTTTTTTAAAATATAACATATAAGAAAAAATCTAGTTTTTTTTATTATATGGTTAATGTGATTGTTTATTTTTTTAATAATATAAATTTAAACAAAAAATGAAGAAGGATGCAAAAATTGTTATCAAATATTTATTATTCATAATCATTAATTGCCATATATATGTAAATCATATTAGGTAATTCCGTAGCTTTTATTTAAGGAAAAAATACACACTTCCTATATTTTAGGTTAATATAATGTTCTTTAGTGTTATATAATTATGGAATAATGTGACACCATTAGATTAAACTATATTTTATATTACATGCTCTAGAATTCTTTGAAATAGAATTTAGAAGGCATTTAGAGTGCCACATAGGATTTGAGTTTTTTTTTTAATTAATACAAAATTAAGGTTTTAATTTTTCAATTGCTTCTCAATTAATATAGGAAAACTTACATTTTTGTAATTTAAAGTCGTTTTAAAAAATTCAAAATATAACATATAAGAAAAAATCTAACATATAAGAAAAATACAATATATAAGGTGTCCTAATTTTTGTATTTTAAAGTCGTTTTAAAAAAATATTATAACATATAAGGTTTCCTCATTTTTGTAATTTAAAGTCATTTTAAAAAATTCAAAATATAACATATAAGAAAAAATCTAATTTTTTTATTATATGGTTAATGTGATTGTTTATTTTTTAATAATATAAAATTAAACAAAAATGAAAAAGGATGCAAAAATTGTTATCAAATCTTTATTATTCATAATCATTAATTGTCATATATATGTAGATCATATTAGGTAATTTTGTAGCTTTTATTTAGGGAAAGAATACACACTTCTTATATTTTAGGTTAATATAATGTTCTTTAGTGTTATATAATTATGGAATAATGTGACACCATTAGATTAAACTATATTTTATATTACATGCTCTAGAATTCTTTGAAATAGAATTTAGAAGGCATTTAGAGTGCCACCTAGAATTTGAGATTTTTTTTAATTAATACAAAATTAAGGTTTTAATTTTTCAAATGCTTCTCAATTAATATATAAGGGATTTTAGATATTTATTTTTGTTTTAAATTAGATGGTGTTGTTAAAAAATCTTAGGATTTGGGGGTTTTTTTAATTAATACAAAATTAAGGTTTTAATTTTTCAAATGCTTCTCAATTAATATATAAGAGATTTTAGATATTTATTTTTGTTTTAAATTAGATGGCGTTGTTAAAAAATCTAGCAAGACTTAACATTTTCTTAGAAACAAATAATACATACACTGCTATTTATTACTTCTTTTCATTTTTAATACAAAGATTAGGCTGTCTCTTGTGGTGCACATTGTTTCATTCATTATATTATCTTACCAATACATCACATCATTAATTATATTACCATAATAATAATAACAGAGATTTTTATTTATTAGTTAATCAACATTAACTTTGTGCAAATTATAAAATCAAAAATATAAAATTACTGGGTTTTGCATATAGTTAAACGTTCGATTTAGTTTGTTTTATTAAAACTTTTTTTTTATTTTACTTTCAAAGATATATTTTTATGAATAAAATAATAACTTAAATCAAAATAATAAAAATATATTATATTTAATGTCATTTAATTTCTCACTCCATATAATTATTTTACTAAATAAAAAAACTCTTTCTATTTCACTTAATTTAACCAAACACATAGAAAGAATATTTTTTATTAGTTTATAAAATCAGTTAGGCATGAACAATGGCTATCCATTTAGGTATGAATTGTTGCTTTCGGGTATCATTTTTTTTTTGAAATTAAACCCCACTTGAATATTATAAATTTACGTGTGGGTTTTGAGTTGGTTCCTTCTAAGTCTGGATGAGTTCGGTTCTGATGTATAGAAACCTAAAAATATCTAAATAAAAAATGTATCTAAAATGGGTTCGGATTTGTACAAAAAATAAACATTTAGTTATATTACGACATATTTAAAATATATAACACTAATTATGAAAAATAAATATCAATATATAAAAATGTAAGAACCAATAACCGGCAAGTGCGCGGGTTAATCTCTAGTATCTATTACTCCCTCTGTTTATAGATGAATTTTTAGAGAATTTTTTTTTTCATAATAAATCATGTTTGCACAAATATAGATATCTTTACATTTATTAAAAACTGTCTAACCAATTATCTTTTTATTATATTTATTTATAACAAAATAAATTAGTTTTAATTTATATTTTATTGATACTTTTGATAGAAAAATAATTTTTTTAATATATATAAGGATAAAACAAGGTCTAATATGAAATGGAGGGAGTATAATATTGTTTTATGTACAGATTGTGGAGATGTTTATTGGTGACGATGCAATACTCAGAGGAGTAAATGTAAACAGACAAAACAGAAACTGGTTAACACCAAAAGACATACTAGACGTGGTTATTGAAACCGAAGGAGGAAGTGTTTCTGAGTTGTACAGAGTTATTCAAATATTTCAGACAGTTTCAGCAAAGAACGCACGTTCGGAACGTCCACGATTTAAACATAATCAACCTACTAGAAACCCGTTTCGCATGATAAAGAATCATATAAACGCCGAGATTAATAACTCAACAAACGAACAGCGAGAAACTCTAATGATTGTTGCAACACTCATAGCAACACTTACATTCACTGGAGGTCTTCAGCCTCCAGGAGCTTTCAAGAGTGAAGACGCTAACGGTGGTTCAAACGCGACAAACACTACAAGGGCAACAACATCACTAGGCAGAACTTTGGATAACATTTTCGGACAAAGGAACAGCACTGCGGGACAAGCGATCATGGCGGATAGACGCGTTCACTTCACTCTTTACTCTGCCTTTAACGCGATTGGGTTCTTGGTATCGGTGGCAATGATATCTCAGCTTACGAAAGGGTTTCCTCTGAGAAACTGGATGAGGCTTTGCATTATCTCAGCTGTGTCTGCTTATTGTCTTGCAATCGTCTACATTGCACCAGATGAGGATGTGTTTTGGGTCGTGGTTCTTTCTGTATCGTTGCTCTTGGTTCTTCGCGAGCTTTACTTTTTCATCAAATCGTTGTACAATGGGATCAAGGATGCAACGCGTGAAACTTCATCTTCTTAACTGATCCCATCCTTTAGTTGTTGTGTTTTTCTTTCTCATGTTTTCTTTTATATAATGTTTGTGTTTTTTTCTTTATATATAATGTTTTTAATATATATAATGTTTTTTTTTTAAGTTGATTGTTATTTTATTACAAACTATACAAATATTACATGTATCATTTTACAATAATTATATATGTTTTATGAAGATTCATATATGTTTGTATTATTCTAAGCCGTCTTATGAAAATCTTTGCATGACGACTCTATTTGCACTAAATAATTTTATTTTTACCGGAACTGATATTTATACATTTTTGATATAGAAACATTAATGAACTATTAGTCAGACCCGTCTTAAACAATCTAATAGCTTTGGGCAAACATAAAGTTAATGTAAACTTTTTATGGACCTTTTTGTTATAAAGTTACTAGCTATTTGCTCTTTAATAAATTATTGTGGGTCTTTTATTACCACTAAAATCACACTATATAAAATTCTGGATCCAAAGACCCATGGCCATTGCCCCAACTGCCATGGTCAAGAGCCGGCACTGCTATTAGTCAAACTAATGTAAACATATAATTCGATTTTCTACACTAATCTGCTTTTATGTGTGTTTTAATATAATGTTATTTATTATCTGATATTTTTAGTGTGAATTTGACTTTTTGAAATTAATAAATTCAAAATCTTGAAAGACGTGTGAAATTTTGAAATGTTCTGTTTCTCCTAACGCTTTTGACTTGACAATGTTGAAAGTATAATCTGATTAATCTTGAATTCGCAATGAGGTTTCTCTTTTGACCTAGCACAGGAGAAGAGAAGACAGAGAGAGATGGAGAAGAATCCTTTAATGGAGGCTGCTCGAAAAGGAGACGTCGAGTCTCTACTCCGGTCAACGAAATCAGATCCCACTCTTCTTGAAGTTATTATCATCAACGGCCAAGAAACGCCGTTACACGTTGCCTCCATGTACGGACACTTGACTTTCGTCAAAGAAATGTTAAACCTAAGAGAAGATCTCGGAAGAGAACTGAACAAAGACGGGTTCACGCCTCTGCATATAGCAGCATCAATGGGCCACGTTGAGATCGTTAAAGAGCTTTTGGAGAAGCTAAGTGGTGAGATATGTTTGATCAAAGGTAAAGAGAGAAAGATTCCTCTTCATTACGCTGCTATGAGAGGAAGAGTTTGTGTTCTTGATGCGTTAGTGTCAGCGAATCCTCAATCTCTTGAAGAAGTCACCGCTCGTGGGGAGACAGTGCTTCATCTTGCAGTTAGGTTCTGTCAGTTTGATGGGTTCGTTGCTTTGTTGGAATATCTTAAAGAGTTTGATAAGCTTTGCGTGTTGAACAAGCAAGATCATGGTGGGAACACGGTTTTGCACTTAGCTGTTCAAAAACGACAGTTTGAGGTATTGTTCATCCATCGTAGTAATGGCTTTTGGGGGTCTTAAACAATTTAGTAAGAATTTATAAAAATATTTTTTTACAAATTTGAGAGCCTATATATATTTATAATTTTTTCTTTATATTTTTTCTAAAATTTTGGGGATTGAATACTAATGTTTCACTAGCATATGCTCATAACCTGTTCTGAACTTTTTTGGTTCAGTTTAGTTTATTTGAAGTTTGTATCCATTGATATGATATTACAGGTGATTGACTTGTTGCTTGGCTCCAGAGGTTCTAGTAACACACTCCCAAGAGATTTCATTGAAGTGAACTCTTTAAACTCAAACGGCTTCACACCTCTTGATGTGTTACTTAACTTTGGAGGTGAACCAGAAGACGCAGAGATTCATCAGCTCCTCCTCCAAGGAGGAGCTGTAAGATCTAGAGATCACAACACAACACAACCAGCAACAACAACACCATCAGAAGAATCTCTGATGACACACAAGCAATGGCTTGATTACTTCATGCACAAGAAAGACAAAGTCTCACCTAACGAAATCCGCAATGTCTTACTAGTTATCGCAATTCTGATAGCTACAACAACTTATCAAGCCGCGCTAAGTCCACCTGGAGGTATCTGGCAAGAAGATTATTACTGCATCGGTAGATACTGTCAAGAAAGTGAGACAACAGGAAACAAGACCAAACCGGTTCATTACGCAGGAACAACTATAATGGGATCAAAGAGTTGGATTTCTTATGGCATTTTCATCTTCTTAAACTCGGTTGGTTTTTTCACTTCTATTGAACTTATCTCATTACTCACAAAAGGTCTCCCTTTCTACCTTGAGCTACAAGTTTCATTGACTGCTCTTGCCTTGACATATGGATTTGCAATGGCTGCACTTTCTCCTAACTTCGGACTAGGCGTGTTCTTCATGGTGATCTCTGTGGTATTACCTTTCGCGGCAGCGAAAATCCCGAGTTTAATCCGTAAACTTGCCAAGAAAACAAGAATCTACCCTCTCAGGCGTACTACTGAAACAACCACCTCCTAAAATTACAATTATCATGTGTGTTTTTCTTGATAGTTTTGTGTTTTTGAGTTGCTATGTGAAGAGATGAGAGTCAAAAGGTTAATAACTTTTCGCTTTTTGTGGTTTTTTTAAAATCAATATCCATTGTTTGTATGAGCTCTCTGAGCCTCATTCAAATTTAACTGTGATTTCATTATTGTTACACTCTGTCTCTGCTCTGCACATGTTCTTTTGTTCCTTTTATAAAACTTGGAACAAGAAATCTTTTTCACCAATCCCAATCATTGTACCTTCTAGCTACTACTATTACTAAAACAATAACCCATGTTATGATCTGACTTGGGTAAGATCTGAACATCATCAGAAAAAAAACATAAATAAACATAACACTTGAGGTTAACATTTATAATTCTTTAGCCAAGACAGTCTGTAAAGATGCATCATCACATATGTCCACATCTAAACATATATATTGTATATATAGAAAGAAATGGTAATGAACTTACTGGCTTGATTGATTAAGACAAATAAGAGTGTCCCTGCCGACTAATCTCTATACTTAAAAAAAAAAAAAATTTTGGAATCAAACAGCGAGTTGTTGTTGTTG
Proteins encoded in this window:
- the LOC106341205 gene encoding ankyrin repeat-containing protein At2g01680-like encodes the protein MEKNPLMEAARKGDVESLLRSTKSDPTLLEVIIINGQETPLHVASMYGHLTFVKEMLNLREDLGRELNKDGFTPLHIAASMGHVEIVKELLEKLSGEICLIKGKERKIPLHYAAMRGRVCVLDALVSANPQSLEEVTARGETVLHLAVRFCQFDGFVALLEYLKEFDKLCVLNKQDHGGNTVLHLAVQKRQFEVIDLLLGSRGSSNTLPRDFIEVNSLNSNGFTPLDVLLNFGGEPEDAEIHQLLLQGGAVRSRDHNTTQPATTTPSEESLMTHKQWLDYFMHKKDKVSPNEIRNVLLVIAILIATTTYQAALSPPGGIWQEDYYCIGRYCQESETTGNKTKPVHYAGTTIMGSKSWISYGIFIFLNSVGFFTSIELISLLTKGLPFYLELQVSLTALALTYGFAMAALSPNFGLGVFFMVISVVLPFAAAKIPSLIRKLAKKTRIYPLRRTTETTTS
- the LOC106341206 gene encoding alpha-latroinsectotoxin-Lt1a-like, with amino-acid sequence MDHRLFDAARSGDMTTVQLLLQEDPLLLDRFSMSSLENPLHVSAFSGQVVFTEEILRGKQDLALEPNQQGFTPLHIASASGKIEVVRALLRVGPNHVLCRLKDKDGSIPLHCAVQRGRIEVVKELVSSFPESLKEVNASFETPLHVAVKNNQVEATKLLLEEIKKRDMSPEILNMENREGNTILHLATLGKQLQIVEMFIGDDAILRGVNVNRQNRNWLTPKDILDVVIETEGGSVSELYRVIQIFQTVSAKNARSERPRFKHNQPTRNPFRMIKNHINAEINNSTNEQRETLMIVATLIATLTFTGGLQPPGAFKSEDANGGSNATNTTRATTSLGRTLDNIFGQRNSTAGQAIMADRRVHFTLYSAFNAIGFLVSVAMISQLTKGFPLRNWMRLCIISAVSAYCLAIVYIAPDEDVFWVVVLSVSLLLVLRELYFFIKSLYNGIKDATRETSSS